Genomic segment of Oncorhynchus keta strain PuntledgeMale-10-30-2019 chromosome 5, Oket_V2, whole genome shotgun sequence:
atgcatgaagaaggaaagaaattccaggaattaacttttaaaaatgcattccaggtgactacctcgtgaagctggttgagagaatgtcaagagtgtacaaagctgttatcaaggtggctactttgaaaaatataaattatatatattttttgttgttgaattttccccctttttctcccaaatgttgtggtatccaattgttagtagttactatcttgtctcatcgctacaacttcagtacgggctcgggagagacgaaggtcgagagccatgcgtcctccgaaacacaacacaacccaaccaagccgcactgcttcttaacacagcgcgcatccaacccggataccagccacaggagtcgctagtgcgtgatgagacaaggatatccctaccggctaaaccctccctaacccggatgacggtaggccaattgtgcgttgccccatggacctcccggtcgtgacagagcctgggctcgaatcCAGGGTCTTATGGTGGCACAgttagcactgcgatgcagtgccttagaccactgtgccacccgagAGGCCTtataaattatattttgatttgtttaacacgtttactacatgattccatatgtgtcatttccaCAAATAACACAAATAaccaggctcccgagtggcgcagcggtctaagatactgcatctcagtgcttgaggcgtcactacagacaccctggttctattccaggctgtatcacggtgtaggccgtcattgtaaacaaacatttgttcttaactgacttgcctagttaaataaagatgacattgtaaaacatttaaataaacatTTCATACTTGATGTCTtgactattctacaatgtagaaaatagtataaataaagaaactcttgaatgggtaggggtgtccaaacttttctctggtactgtatatttcaaTAAAACGTTATAATTTAAAACATTGCTTACATTTTGTATACGATCAAATATACAGTATCTCTATTATGGGTGGGAATACTTTGggacagatttccaaaattaaaaatcacttggagctgatttgctgttgTTATTAGTCTTTGGGGGGTTGCTCAGAACTTGGGGGGCAAATAAAATGAAATGCAGGCCAAATTcggccgccagttggggaaccctgccctGCACAAAAAAACTGGATAGGTGCTGCTAGGGATGGGCGCCATGCTGCTTGTGTTTCTATTGTTTTGATGGTTGCTTCTCTCAATGGACTCATTCACCAGTGTCTCCAAACCTTGTGTTTTCTGTTGTAGCTTAAGTCAACGATCACTTAGCCTAATAAAAGTAATTAATGAAAGTAACTTGCTACCATATTTTCATGATTGTCCCAGGACAATATTCTATAAGATAAACAACAGCTATtaatgtttaaaatatatatatatatataacctttatttaactaggcaagtcagttaagaacaaattcttatttaaaatgacggcctgggaacagatTTAGCCTTGTtaaggggtagaacgacagatttttaccttattattattattattattattattattgtcagctcggggattcaatctagtaacctttcggttattggcccaatgctctaaccactaggctgtctGCTGccccatgctatgttgttgtcttaggtctttctttatgtagtgttgtgttgtctcttgtcgtgatgtgtattttgtcctatatttttatttaatatatttttaatcccagtccccgtccctgcaggaggccttttggtaggctgtcattgtaaatacgaatttgttcttaactgacttgcctagttaaataaaggttacataaaaaaagcatggcagcaacacatgacaacacagcatggtagcaacacaacatgacaacaaagtggtagcaaaacaacatggcagcagcacaaaacagagTACAAACATTCTTGGGcacaaacaacagcacaaaggggaagacggtagagacaacaatagatcacgcaaagcagccacaactgtcagtaagagtgtccatattgagtctttgaattaagagattgagataaatctgtccagtttgagtgtttgttgcagctcgttccagttgctatctgcagcgaactgaaaagaggagcgacccagggatgtgtgtgctttggggatctTTGACAgaatgtggaggatgagggctgcagtagatatctcataTATTAAAGACCCTTTCTCTCTTGGAGTCTTGCTTGAATAATGAAATGGTAATTATAAGGAATTGGAACAGCACCTGCCGTCATGcgtgaaaaaaaaacataaacaaGAACTCTCCCTGTGCGGAAGCAGCACGCTAATTTATCAGCTGTGGGTTACTCGCTCTATGGTggttttctttgtgtgtgtgtgtggtgtgtgtgtgtgtgtgtgtgtgtgtgtgtgtgtgtgtgtgtgtgtgtgtgtgtgtgtgtgtgtgtgtgtgtgtgtgtgtgtgtgtgagagagaggagggaaagtgTGGTGTAGCTTTGTTTTTTTGTTATGTGACTGTTGTTTTTCTGTCTCTGTAGATCCTTTAAGGTATGATGCCGTTCCTATTCTGTCCAGTATCATCCTGTattcctcccctccaccttctaTGGTAAGAATCACCTGGACTCCAGTTTGTTCCTCCACCTAGGAATGGAGGGCCCTCAAGCCTCCCCAACGCTTGGAAAGCAGCCAGAGGACTTCAAATTTGGTCGAATTCTAGGAGAAGGCTCCTATTCAACAGTAAGTCCTCATACATTTTCTATGGTGTTGTATGTTGTGTGTGGGGTTTACAGATTACAGTTGCAGTCATATTaattacttttattttctattgttGGTAAAGGGTTGATGGATCGTTAGACAAATATATTTGTTGATTGCAAACTTGTTTCAGGTTGTGCTGGCAAGAGAACAGGCCACAGGGAAGGAATATGCTAGTAAGACACTCCAAATTTGTTTTCCCTTGTTGCATGATGCTGATGATCCTCAAGTGGCATTCAAATGACTGTCCTGGATTCTGCTTATAACTTAAATGCATTTTTGCTGAACAATAATGCTCTTTGAAGGGAGGAAACTGGAATTTGATTCAGTCATAAACACAGAGTGATGCATATCGGTTTGAATTGTGTTTCAGTGAAGATTCTGGAGAAGGTGCACATCCGGAAGGAGAACAAGGCACATTGCGTGACGCGAGAGAGGGATATCATGTCAAGCTTAGACCATCCATTTATCGTCAAGCTCTACTTCACATTTCAAGATGCGAAAAGGTTGTGTATCCTTTGAAATGATCAGAACATGGGCTACTTCAAGACTTCTACATAATAATATCTGGCCTCATCTATTTTGTGATCTTAGTACCATTATCCTTAACGGCCTCCTGTTAGATTTTGGCATAAGCTATGCAAGAAATGGGGAATTACTGAAATACATTCGCAAAATAGGCTCCTTCGATGAGACGTGCACTAGATTCTACTCTGCTGAAATAGTATGTGCATTACAGTATTTGCATTCTAAAGGCATAATTCACAGGTAAGACCAATTACACAATGTATTATTAAGTTTGACAAACGTTCATTTATTTGAtattgttgtatatattttttttaatggaagTTTTATAATGTTCCTTGATTAGAAATTGTGGGTTCTATTTTCGGCTGCTGCTAAGGAGGCGCAAGTGTCAAACGCCTGTTAGTTTGCAATGTCGTCATGTCAAAACTGGCACACTGGCATTTTCTAGACCTAATGCCAGGTTCGGCAATTTACCTGACTAACATCAGGTCGCTTGCGCTCAGTAAACATTTGAGTTTTTGCCCTCTGCTTTTTCATTATTCACAATACACATACTTGCATACTATATAAGCATTTACGACAATCTGCCGAGCACATAGGTAACGATACAATCGACAGGAGCCTAGTATTTTGTATAGACGTGCAAATGCTATGGGTAAAGACACTTGAATTGAAAATATACTGCGcatcctaaaacacacacacatatgtctACCTGCGTACTTCATTTCACTTGTTCCAAGTATTGATCCCCAGCTCCAAAGAGTGCCTCTCATCTGGTTACCAAAGACGCACTCCTCCAAACATATTTAAATGATTCAGTCCTATAATGCAGTATCAATGGTAGGCCTAAGCTATATTTCGCTTATTGAGGACGTGCCTCACACATACAATACAATTTACAGGAGCCTAGTATTTTCTTTTATTCAGGAATAGTTTGACGCATAAAGACATAAGCTAGGCTCATTGAAACCAATTAAAACAGTATTGACTTCCAACACTCCAAACATAGGCTATTGAGCAGGCTCGTTACTGTAGCCTATGCTATTTAATAAACTTTAGTATCAATCCAAAATGGACCAGGACGAAAGAATATTCAGTGCCTCCAGCCGAATTGGAAGTGATGACAACACAGACTGTCAATAACCAACAGAACTCGAGACAAACCCATGCCGTATTAAGCCATGGAACGCATTGATTGGCCAAGCCCTCGTCACACCTACAACTTGTTCATTCttcaaaacccagcccttttaCGCCACTGCCAGCTATTGTAGTTATAATTCCGGCTGTGAAAATGGCAAAAATATTTCTAACACATCCCTGAACCTATTGCGCTATTGCCAGCGCTTAGATTTAAGACTgcattaggtttgttaaaatgtCATGATATGAATTCTATTTGAAGGTTTTAAGTGGTGTGGCTTTTTCTTTACAGGGACCTCAAACCAGAGAATATtttactgaatgaggacatgcaCATTCAAATAACAGACTTTGGAACTGCAAAACAACTCTCATCAGATAGTACACAAAGTAATTTAACACATATTGCTTTGTCTTTGTGTAATTTTCCTCCAGTTTGTTGATAGACTAAGTACAGTACATTGGTTTGTTTACCCCTTATCGTATTGCCTTTAACTTATCTATCTATACCTCTCTAAAGGCTAACAaaattgtttttgttatttataGGAACATACACAATGGTCTCTATGGGCTTCATAGATATGGAGGCAAATTATAGCAAATTTCTAGTTATACAGTGCTCAGAATATAATTGTAATAGGTCAATAGTGCCATTTTAAGCACAATTGAGTAAAGACATCTTCAGTGAAGGTACCAAATGTGTCATATGAATAATTTGTCCATACTTATAGTTCATATGATTGTTTTCTTTTGCAGACAGAGCAAACTCCTTTGTTGGAACAGCTGAGTATGTTTCTCCAGAACTACTCACTCAGAAATCTGCCTGCAAAAGGTAGTTTAACTCGAATTCATTCAGTACCCTGATTTGAATCCAACATTCAAGTTATCTGTGTAGTTCTCTGTTACTGTATCACTTCTACCCTCGCTTGCCATGCTTTATGCAGCCGGGAACAAGACTGGTGTATTTCTGGCCATGTTCACATCACTATGATACAACCCAACACTGAAAGAAGTTACCCGAATCTGTCATGTTTTCTGGTGTCTTTTAGCTCTGACCTTTGGGGTTTAGGCTGTATCATCTACCAGTTGGTAGCAGGATTACCGCCATTTAGAGCTGGGTAAGTTGCGTATCATACATTATTATTTTCCTTTTATTCAGGTAAAATATTTGAGAAGTGTCATTGTCAGGGGCTTTGCAGAAGCGCACTTTGTGATTTGGTAAACAATGTAGTCTATTTGTTATCGCTGTCTAAAAACAGTGTGTGAAATAACAGGAAGTTATGGCTGTGGTGTTTATGACTTGTTTGTGTATTGAGTGCCTGGAGGCTTGAAGAAACCCCAGTCACTCTGTCACATGGCAGCAGCTTCATGGTTCAACTACAAACCAACACATTTACCTCAAAGCCCTTTCAAAGCCAAGTACAGTGACAGTTGTGTATACTGTATGCATCTGCCACTTCCAGGCAATCAAGCCCCATAGAAGACATCAATATGACACAAGTCCTAAAATGTGCCTTGCAATCTCATATGATCTTCTGTTTGTCCGTGTGGTTGATGGTGTTATTTGCTCACCAGGAATGACTACCTGAAATTCCAGAAGATTATTAAACTGGAGTATGAATTTCCGGATAAATTCTTTCCTAATGCAAAGGATCTAGTGGAACAGCTTCTGGTGAGTCTAATCATGTGAATTATTAAAATACATTCGGATGTTGTTCCTCAGTTCCAAACGAAGACCCAATGAGTGTCATTATTAACTAAGCATTGCTTTATTTTTGTGGTAGTGCTTGGATCCCTCCAACCGATTAGGTTGTGAGGAGATGGGTGGGTACAACCCTCTCAGAGCCCATTTTTTCTTTGAGGCCATCACATGGGAGAACCTTCACCTACAGACACCCCCCAAACTGACCCCCTACCTGCCAGCCATGGCTGAGGATGATGAGGACTATTATGGAAATGTAGGTTTTCCCCTCTTGACATATTGTAATTAAAGGTTGACACAAACCCTTGTTGACATATTGTTTCACCAATATGTCAAATTGGTGTGTCCTTGTTTTGTAATCTGTACTGAAAACACCCTGATCATGATGTGGTTCCATCCACAGTATGATGACCTCCTCAGCCAGTTCAGCAACATGCAGGTTGTCCAGTCCAGCTCCTTTCAACCACTGTTTGTGGCCAACCCCAGTCCCAACTCCAACCCCGCACAAAGGCCCAACAGCAACATCGAGCAGTACATTCATGACCTGGACAACAACTCATTTGAGCTGGACCTGCAGTTTTCCACTGAGGTGAAGCGGCTACTGCTTGAGAAGCAGACAAGCAGAAACCCCTGGTAGGCCTGCAGCGATGTACTCGTGAGCAAAACATGTTTTTGTGGACAGAGTGTCAGAAGACTGATTAACTGTCAATATTATCTCACCATAATATTGACACATACTGTAGTTGATGATCTCATGCTCATCTGTTGGgattccttctgtagctcagttggtagagcatggcgcttgtaacgccagggtagtgggttcgattcccgggaccacccatacgtagaatgtatgcacacatgactgtaagtcgctttggataaaagcgtctgctaaatggcatatattattattttattattattattattatattattcctaTGTTTACTTACAATATTTACACAATTCTATGTTTGATATCTTGTAAACATGAAGCACTTTACCTAAAGACAATACAACGCCAACAATAATATGATATACTGTGAAATGTATCAAGAAAGATTTGGGGAATTAacttttttttatgtatttaagGAATCAGTTTGTGGAGAATAATTTGATCCTCAAGATGGGACCAGTGGACAAAAGGAAGGTAAGGATTTATGTAATCCTAAATTACTGTGCAGTAATGTTCTATTTTTCAGTTTGAAGGGGAGGAGGGAATGTCTTGATACTGTACTCTTCCAACACTAAAGTAACATACTGCCCTCCTCTGGCAGTTGTTTTACATTTCTGCCAGGAATCAATTTGGGACATCTTGAACCATACTGACTTTACCTACAGGCAATGGATTTATTTTTTATGTCTGAGAATCACTCTCTGCTTTTACAGGGGCTGTTTGCACGTCGGCGCCAGCTATTGTTGACCGAGGGACCACACCTTTACTATGTGGACCCAGTTAACAAGGTTTTGAAAGGAGAGATCCCCTGGTCCCCCGCACTGCGCCCAGAGGCCAAGAACTTCAAGACCTTCTTTGTCCATACAGTAATGAATTAGTCTATTGCAATTAATAGCTCAACTTTAGCTAACAAAACTCACTTTATAAAACTATCAGTAACAGTGACCTATCCTCCTCTTTGCAGCCTAACAGAACATACTATCTGATGGACCCGTGCGGGAATGCTGACAAATGGTGCAACAAAATTCAAGAAGTGTGGCAAAAGATCTATAACACGCATTTTAACTCATGCATGTAGGTTGGGTACACTATCTTTTGAAGACAGGTCTTACCCTGTAATGACAGGAGACAGAGAATGAAGGTGTTAATTCATAAATGATGGAAAACACCTAGCTGTAATGTAGCTTACAAGTCGGTTTCCCTATTACTCCACACATTTGATTTCTTGAAGGGCAGCAGGTTCAGGGCAGCAGGTTCAGGGCATGTTCCATTGTAATGCAGAATTTGATACTTTCAGCTGGGTCTAAAGCCATTCTGGTATAGAAAGGACCTATTATTCAAGGAAGTAGAATGGCTATTGCAACTATTCTAACTGATGATTTGTTAGGCTTGGATGGCCTCATGTCTGACATGGTGGCCTTGGTACTCTTAAACTATTTGTCTTCTATAGCAGAGAATAAACTTTGGTCAAAACACATGGGCTGGTGCTGCTTTAAAAATTAGGAGTTGACTTAGATGTTGGTTGAACAGTTCATCAAAATTGCAAAGGAGAATGTTGTAGCCTGTTTTTGACTGTTCTCATTTCTAGGAGAAGTTGATTGTAAATGTTAGACAGATATTTTGTTTGTCTATTCTACTGACCATTGCTGTGATTTACAAAATGGGATGCAAGTAAAGGTGTAAGAtgtatattttgtatttgttttagGCTTCTATCCTTTGCTGATTAATCCTCATGTTATCTATCCAAACAGTTCAAATGTGGTAATCATTTGGATAATGTCCCGGGTCCATGTTTACATAATTTAAATGTAAATCAATTGAATGTGAATAGTTGATAATGGTAAATGATGATATTTTGCTACTTTTCGCTGCAATCTATATTTTATTTATGGATGGTGACATGGTTATATTTTACATAAATATATGTGGGCCTGGCCTATTTTGTTGTGTGCAAGTTTGACATGTTTAATTGGAAGAAtgcagcatatatatatatatatatatatatataaggtggCTTGGTAATAAAAGCATGTGGGATTTTGGCAAACGTCCTGTATTTATTTATACTTAGTTTGGGTGAAGGCTCAGTATGATTATTTGGGGACCAAACCTTTTTTGAAGTCATGAAGTTCCAACTGCAAAAATGATTCTTATGAGAAGGATGCAGGGAGTGGGGGGAGGGGTCATCACTAGCTTCAGCAGCTACAAAGTTATAAACCCCgcccatttctacaatttatTATCTTCAAATGTTATTTTAAAGTTAAGCTTAactttaaccacactgctaaacttatgcctgaccctaaccttaaattaagaccaaaaaaaataatatttgtaGCCAATTTTGACTGTGGAATCTGACGGATGTATAATACAAACTAGAAACCGGTGGGTGGGGGTTGTCAAACTTGGATTACCGTACTTCACGACTATGCCTTGCCCAGTTTCCCGGCCCGCTTCAACTCAGTTCCTGTAACTTTAGCTAGCGACGCATCCAGGTTCAAGGACCTGGGATGGCGGAGAAGAGCCCTGACTCCAGCGGCTCAGTTGACCAGTGTCCCGCCCTGTCTCCGGAACAGAGAATGCAGTCACCTGGGATCGGGGCATCCAAATGGGTCCGTCTGAATGTCGGTGGGACATACTTTCTCACAACGAGGCAAACGTTGTGCCGAGACTCAAAATCGTTCCTGTACCGTCTGTGCCAGGCCGACCCCGACCTCGACTCTGACAAGGTACGGATATATctgtctagctagctaacgttaatagctagttggctaatgttaactagctaacctTTGTCTGTTTTACACATCATGTGAATGTTCTAACGTTAATTTACGTTACCTAGCTAGCATATCCAGACCGATTTACTAATTAGTTAGCTAAATATTTTCGTTGTTTAGCCAGGAAGTAAGCCAAGCGGATAGCTAACTTAGATGGTCAACGTTAGTTACTAATGTCGTTACTAGTACAGGCTTGCTAGTTCAGCTGGCCAACGTTAACTCCCAAAGAACTTGACTAACTAGCTAAATAACGTTAACGTTAGTTTGTTTTCCTGTTTTTAATCTGGATAACCCTCCTGACCACAGATCTACAGTAGCTAACTAACAAATATTCATTTGGAATACAGCACGTTTCTACTCGTACTAAGATAACATTCGtgtatatagtacagtactagTATCTGTCAGCTCGCTAACAGGCAAGTTTAGTTATCCAGCCAACCACAAACTGTTACTGTAGCCATCTAGCTGGTGAATATCAGAATAACGCCTACACGCAAATGGACCATAGAATACATTGTTGACAACCAATGAATTGTgtgtataatttttttttttttaataatttgTCTTATAATTTACAATTGTGCAAATGAGCCCCCCTCTGGAAAAGGAGCGTTGCCCCTGTAAGAGAAAGTATGATAATCCACACGTTGAAAGTGTTTACCATCCTGATTTCCAACCCGCAAAGGTCACCATGCATCATTTAACAGGAGGATGACATTTAAAAGCTGGCAAAAGACCTTACAAGACAAGTTGGCTCGGTCATACAGGTGCATTTGCAATGAGTCTTGGGCTCTGAAAGATTCACAGTATCCCAGCAGAATAGTTTCATCCCATAGTTATCTAGGATATTTACGAAACTATGCTGATTAGCATTCCTCATTTGAATTTGAGGTGAAAGTCTCCAATGTCTGTAATCTTCATTTGTCCAATGTAATGTGGTAAGGAGATGTATCTCTGCCCTCTGTATTGATTCTTGctaatgatggtgtgtgtgtgtgtgtgaaggctgGAGCAAGCCCGCTGTGGTGATTCTTCAGGGATAATGAGACCTGCTAAATGTCAGTTACCCCATGTTGGAGCTGCTCCAAGCTCTGGACACAGAGCTGTTGTATCCATGGATTGGCTATGGGCTTATTATGCGATTGCACAGTTTTGTTTCGATGTTTGTCACTGTACAAAAATCGTCAATGGTATCTCCCCTGATTTTGTTATTGATCATCTGCTTTACTCATTGTTATCGACTTCTCTTTCTTCAGGATGAAACGGGTGCCTATTTGATAGACCGGGACCCAACGTACTTTGGTCCAGTGCTCAACTACCTGAGGCAT
This window contains:
- the pdpk1a gene encoding 3-phosphoinositide-dependent protein kinase 1a, which codes for MEGPQASPTLGKQPEDFKFGRILGEGSYSTVVLAREQATGKEYAMKILEKVHIRKENKAHCVTRERDIMSSLDHPFIVKLYFTFQDAKRLYFGISYARNGELLKYIRKIGSFDETCTRFYSAEIVCALQYLHSKGIIHRDLKPENILLNEDMHIQITDFGTAKQLSSDSTQNRANSFVGTAEYVSPELLTQKSACKSSDLWGLGCIIYQLVAGLPPFRAGNDYLKFQKIIKLEYEFPDKFFPNAKDLVEQLLCLDPSNRLGCEEMGGYNPLRAHFFFEAITWENLHLQTPPKLTPYLPAMAEDDEDYYGNYDDLLSQFSNMQVVQSSSFQPLFVANPSPNSNPAQRPNSNIEQYIHDLDNNSFELDLQFSTEVKRLLLEKQTSRNPWNQFVENNLILKMGPVDKRKGLFARRRQLLLTEGPHLYYVDPVNKVLKGEIPWSPALRPEAKNFKTFFVHTPNRTYYLMDPCGNADKWCNKIQEVWQKIYNTHFNSCM